The Vibrio pomeroyi genome window below encodes:
- a CDS encoding flagellar protein FliT — MNSQLQELCELDQLIISKLEFSEINAEEITQLVDNREQLLQNVLQLIDSHPDVKQSSEWFEAITRTRKLVELMQSETSRVGKTLHKYRHGAKSVQQYKKFL; from the coding sequence ATGAATAGCCAGCTTCAAGAGCTTTGTGAACTAGATCAACTAATTATCTCTAAGCTCGAATTTAGTGAAATTAATGCTGAAGAAATAACGCAGCTTGTCGATAACAGAGAACAGTTATTGCAAAACGTGCTTCAATTAATCGACTCACACCCCGACGTTAAGCAAAGTTCTGAATGGTTTGAAGCCATTACCAGAACCAGAAAATTGGTCGAATTGATGCAGTCTGAGACGAGTCGAGTAGGTAAGACCCTACACAAATACCGTCACGGCGCTAAATCAGTTCAACAATACAAAAAGTTTTTATAG